Proteins encoded together in one Staphylococcus aureus window:
- the dnaA gene encoding chromosomal replication initiator protein DnaA produces MSEKEIWEKVLEIAQEKLSAVSYSTFLKDTELYTIKDGEAIVLSSIPFNANWLNQQYAEIIQAILFDVVGYEVKPHFITTEELANYSNNETATPKETTKPSTETTEDNHVLGREQFNAHNTFDTFVIGPGNRFPHAASLAVAEAPAKAYNPLFIYGGVGLGKTHLMHAIGHHVLDNNPDAKVIYTSSEKFTNEFIKSIRDNEGEAFRERYRNIDVLLIDDIQFIQNKVQTQEEFFYTFNELHQNNKQIVISSDRPPKEIAQLEDRLRSRFEWGLIVDITPPDYETRMAILQKKIEEEKLDIPPEALNYIANQIQSNIRELEGALTRLLAYSQLLGKPITTELTAEALKDIIQAPKSKKITIQDIQKIVGQYYNVRIEDFSAKKRTKSIAYPRQIAMYLSRELTDFSLPKIGEEFGGRDHTTVIHAHEKISKDLKEDPIFKQEVENLEKEIRNV; encoded by the coding sequence ATGTCGGAAAAAGAAATTTGGGAAAAAGTGCTTGAAATTGCTCAAGAAAAATTATCAGCTGTAAGTTACTCAACTTTCCTAAAAGATACTGAGCTTTACACGATTAAAGATGGTGAAGCTATCGTATTATCGAGTATTCCTTTTAATGCAAATTGGTTAAATCAACAATATGCTGAAATTATCCAAGCAATCTTATTTGATGTTGTAGGCTATGAAGTTAAACCTCACTTTATTACTACTGAAGAATTAGCAAATTATAGTAATAATGAAACTGCTACTCCAAAAGAAACAACAAAACCTTCTACTGAAACAACTGAGGATAATCATGTGCTTGGTAGAGAGCAATTCAATGCCCATAACACATTTGACACTTTTGTAATCGGACCCGGTAACCGCTTTCCACATGCAGCGAGTTTAGCTGTGGCCGAAGCACCAGCCAAAGCGTACAATCCATTATTTATCTATGGAGGTGTTGGTTTAGGAAAAACCCATTTAATGCATGCCATTGGTCATCATGTTTTAGATAATAATCCAGATGCCAAAGTGATTTACACATCAAGTGAAAAATTCACAAATGAATTTATTAAATCAATTCGTGATAACGAAGGTGAAGCTTTCAGAGAAAGATATCGTAATATCGACGTCTTATTAATCGATGATATTCAGTTCATACAAAACAAGGTACAAACACAAGAAGAATTTTTCTATACTTTTAATGAATTGCATCAGAATAACAAGCAAATAGTTATTTCGAGTGATCGACCACCAAAGGAAATTGCACAATTAGAAGACCGATTACGTTCACGCTTTGAATGGGGGCTAATTGTTGATATTACGCCACCAGATTATGAAACTCGAATGGCAATTTTGCAGAAGAAAATTGAAGAAGAAAAATTAGATATTCCACCAGAAGCTTTAAATTATATAGCAAATCAAATTCAATCTAATATTCGTGAATTAGAAGGTGCATTAACACGTTTACTTGCATATTCACAATTATTAGGAAAACCAATTACAACTGAATTAACTGCTGAAGCTTTAAAAGATATCATTCAAGCACCAAAATCTAAAAAGATTACCATCCAAGATATTCAAAAAATTGTAGGCCAGTACTATAATGTTAGAATTGAAGATTTCAGTGCAAAAAAACGTACAAAGTCAATTGCATATCCGCGTCAAATAGCTATGTACTTGTCTAGAGAGCTTACAGATTTCTCATTACCTAAAATTGGTGAAGAATTTGGTGGGCGTGATCATACGACCGTCATTCATGCTCATGAAAAAATATCTAAAGATTTAAAAGAAGATCCTATTTTTAAACAAGAAGTAGAGAATCTTGAAAAAGAAATAAGAAATGTATAA
- the dnaN gene encoding DNA polymerase III subunit beta produces MMEFTIKRDYFITQLNDTLKAISPRTTLPILTGIKIDAKEHEVILTGSDSEISIEITIPKTVDGEDIVNISETGSVVLPGRFFVDIIKKLPGKDVKLSTNEQFQTLITSGHSEFNLSGLDPDQYPLLPQVSRDDAIQLSVKVLKNVIAQTNFAVSTSETRPVLTGVNWLIQENELICTATDSHRLAVRKLQLEDVSENKNVIIPGKALAELNKIMSDNEEDIDIFFASNQVLFKVGNVNFISRLLEGHYPDTTRLFPENYEIKLSIDNGEFYHAIDRASLLAREGGNNVIKLSTGDDVVELSSTSPEIGTVKEEVDANDVEGGSLKISFNSKYMMDALKAIDNDEVEVEFFGTMKPFILKPKGDDSVTQLILPIRTY; encoded by the coding sequence ATGATGGAATTCACTATTAAAAGAGATTATTTTATTACACAATTAAATGACACATTAAAAGCTATTTCACCAAGAACAACATTACCTATATTAACTGGTATCAAAATCGATGCGAAAGAACATGAAGTTATATTAACTGGTTCAGACTCTGAAATTTCAATAGAAATCACTATTCCTAAAACTGTAGATGGCGAAGATATTGTCAATATTTCAGAAACAGGCTCAGTAGTACTTCCTGGACGATTCTTTGTTGATATTATAAAAAAATTACCTGGTAAAGATGTTAAATTATCTACAAATGAACAATTCCAGACATTAATTACATCAGGTCATTCTGAATTTAATTTAAGTGGCTTAGATCCAGATCAATATCCTTTATTACCTCAAGTTTCTAGAGATGACGCAATTCAATTGTCGGTAAAAGTGCTTAAAAACGTGATTGCACAAACAAATTTTGCAGTGTCCACCTCAGAAACACGCCCAGTACTAACTGGTGTGAACTGGCTTATACAAGAAAATGAATTAATATGCACAGCGACTGACTCACACCGCTTGGCTGTAAGAAAGTTGCAGTTAGAAGATGTTTCTGAAAACAAAAATGTCATCATTCCAGGTAAGGCTTTAGCTGAATTAAATAAAATTATGTCTGACAATGAAGAAGACATTGATATCTTCTTTGCTTCAAACCAAGTTTTATTTAAAGTTGGAAATGTGAACTTTATTTCTCGATTATTAGAAGGACATTATCCTGATACAACACGTTTATTCCCTGAAAACTATGAAATTAAATTAAGTATAGACAATGGGGAGTTTTATCATGCGATTGATCGTGCCTCTTTATTAGCGCGTGAAGGTGGTAATAACGTTATTAAATTAAGTACAGGTGATGACGTTGTTGAATTGTCTTCTACATCACCAGAAATTGGTACTGTAAAAGAAGAAGTTGATGCAAACGATGTTGAAGGTGGTAGCCTGAAAATTTCATTCAACTCTAAATATATGATGGATGCTTTAAAAGCAATCGATAATGATGAGGTTGAAGTTGAATTCTTCGGTACAATGAAACCATTTATTCTAAAACCAAAAGGTGACGACTCGGTAACGCAATTAATTTTACCAATCAGAACTTACTAA